The Lates calcarifer isolate ASB-BC8 linkage group LG6, TLL_Latcal_v3, whole genome shotgun sequence genome includes a region encoding these proteins:
- the prdm2a gene encoding LOW QUALITY PROTEIN: PR domain zinc finger protein 2 (The sequence of the model RefSeq protein was modified relative to this genomic sequence to represent the inferred CDS: deleted 1 base in 1 codon), with amino-acid sequence MENSPHLYFSEIGDNEDVEEEGEDQEEEEEEEEEEKEAIHQEETNMEPDTIKSLDPDLHTHPKQVTEKVGDSFPCQHCERCFTSKQGLERHMHIHAFANNETHAYKSNKSNMSLGSNLGQLQHEKTLDSVGSVMQPCTSSPTNSNTSVLSDEDHIAQPDKQGVLDGHHACKYCEKIFTTYTSKRRHERRSHEQDLHTHVEKTQLPQEESLQTIPSETSQQETQLGDDTAPAAPLKNDGEHTEQYMLDVSSNISENLSFYIDGKIVSTSTVSSCEAAEVHSGSSTLVGLDALILDPAQISQVLNTDSVTGKEIPGQPLAKRRTATPPLLPQIKTELESEVVVSSSSSSLVSSLIENILPQNTESTVVQKERTVFLSPKLKQLLEKQDGLKPTLALITDGQKPCSPVSLSVLPTGTGRFKRRTGSPTSSPQQNPTSHEETLMPDTGNFDALGTGHMETQQTSPVHLTVSEKDDTAPSVEEPAVKPVLTESWPPMTGGNSCNQQPLDLSNTVKRNEDVALADAVLDLSLQKKSLGESELTFSLVSQAVLKEGKPNTRMAEKALMNVGEQNVNLGNPETPLVTDFTIVTGSDVVTPVEPVAESLVYGLALPPNSLTPSSASLTPVTLQPASPCTIAFASPASHTVLPAAPSLITVLAPPPPISNPSSQPIQVLAPNISPESLVICTENALNSSECDLTTAFAATNSANLVTLSQPLDPTLNLPSHMFLTDQIALNPPIVDSTPVSEVPFTPTVTLNDSLINSYNITSNTVLIECTIALEAPGSVVPAAITLQENTAEAPVPTQMVVNHIEQQQIVSVPNPQTADPTILVSSIEESVTLSTTASVVSDCPSVGELSADPEPAVNAEPPTTKEEEVDTTVTLPEIPSKISPPSEKAEEDESSNNTPSDAQQQTFTKNFICNVCDKLFHSMKELSHHVGDHADEWPYKCEFCVLLFGKPSALLDHRSSLHGVGKTYVCSACTKEFVYLCNLKQHQEELHPGQQCTYTEEEKGKLRPQNYNNSTKVSTEPLVPDAPEEPKKQVKKEEGEVDVAAEELFTTIKIMASDGGKIKGPDVRLGINQHYPSFKPPPFPYHNRSPAASLASATNFTTHNIPQTFSTAIRCTKCGKSFDNMPELHKHILACANASDKRRYTPKKNPIPLRHFAKTQNGVLSTTNSTNGLNASNRASQSNRSKHNQESPVKMKFKVLNKRKKKLVQRVMPQRNKSVTSSKVSSAQVGEQQEIFVCPHCSREFTMRRSRTKHMAVCPKKPKEVKKRKEGGISVTKENDGHLRRGVSHVEEKQKQASPQHKTRFQTSGPTKRPAILPVQTVFSNKRSKIIIKESTQPKQETPTLNELPIVRTFNPSMRQYSRVQHSVKGIPIKITIVKPQQIAPQKDEMPPTQSQEEATGGVTSSSEQSTTA; translated from the exons TGTACTTTTCTGAAATTGGAGACAATGAGGATgtagaagaggagggggaggatcaggaggaggaggaggaggaggaggaggaggagaaggaggcgaTTCATCAAGAGGAAACTAACATGGAGCCAGACACAATCAAGTCTCTAGACCCAGATCTTCACACACATCCCAAGCAGGTTACTGAGAAAGTTGGGGACTCTTTCCCCTGCCAGCACTGTGAGAGATGTTTTACCAGCAAACAAGGCTTGGAGCGTCACATGCACATCCATGCTTTTGCAAACAATGagacacatgcatacaaaagCAATAAGAGCAACATGTCTCTTGGTTCAAATCTAGGTCAGCTGCAGCATGAGAAGACTCTGGATTCAGTAGGTTCAGTCATGCAACCTTGTACTTCATCCCCCACTAACTCTAATACTTCAGTTTTGTCAGATGAAGACCACATTGCTCAGCCAGACAAACAAGGAGTATTAGATGGCCATCATGCTTGCAAGTACTGTGAAAAGATATTCACGACGTATACCAGCAAGCGACGACATGAGCGCAGGAGTCACGAGCAGgacctgcacacacatgtgGAGAAAACCCAGCTGCCACAGGAGGAAAGTCTTCAAACGATCCCCAGTGAAACGTCtcaacaggaaacacagctTGGTGACGACACAgcacctgcagctcctctgaaAAATGATGGGGAACACACAGAACAATACATGCTGGATGTCTCTAGCAATATTTCAGAGAATCTCAGCTTTTACATTGATGGAAAAATAGTGTCAACAAGTACTGTGAGTAGCTGTGAAGCAGCTGAGGTTCATTCAGGGTCCTCAACACTTGTTGGACTTGATGCCCTGATTCTAGACCCAGCCCAAATCAGCCAGGTTTTAAATACTGATTCAGTTACAGGCAAAGAGATACCCGGTCAACCACTGGCTAAGAGAAGAACAGCTACACCACCTCTTTTAccacaaattaaaactgaactgGAGTCTGAGGTGGTGGtgtcctcttcctcatcatcactCGTATCTTCTTTAATTGAGAATATACTTCCTCAGAATACAGAGTCCACAGTTGTGCAGAAGGAAagaactgtgtttctgtctcctaAGCTGAAGCAGCTCCTGGAGAAGCAGGATGGCCTTAAACCTACACTTGCCCTGATCACAGATGGCCAGAAGCCTTgttcacctgtctctctctctgtcctgcccACTGGAACAGGAAGATTTAAAAGAAGAACTGGATCTCCAACTAGCTCTCCACAGCAAAACCCAACATCCCATGAGGAAACGCTAATGCCAGATACAGGAAATTTTGATGCTTTAGGTACAGGACACATGGAGACCCAGCAGACCTCACCTGTGCACCTAACAGTCAGCGAGAAGGATGACACAGCACCATCTGTAGAGGAGCCAGCTGTGAAGCCTGTCTTGACAGAGAGCTGGCCCCCCATGACTGGCGGTAATTCCTGTAACCAGCAACCACTGGATCTCTCTAATACAGTCAAAAGAAATGAAGATGTAGCTTTAGCTGATGCTGTGCTGGATTTGAGTTTGCAAAAGAAGAGCCTTGGTGAATCAGAACTgacatttagtttagtttcacAGGCAGTTTTGAAAGAAGGAAAACCAAATACACGCATGGCGGAAAAAGCCTTAATGAATGTTGGAGAGCAAAATGTAAACCTGGGGAATCCTGAGACTCCCCTAGTCACAGATTTTACCATAGTCACAGGTTCTGATGTGGTGACCCCAGTGGAACCTGTAGCAGAAAGTCTTGTTTATGGACTTGCCCTACCCCCCAATTCTCTGACTCCATCATCCGCCTCCCTCACCCCTGTTACCTTGCAGCCAGCTTCACCGTGCACTATAGCATTTGCCTCCCCAGCCTCACACACCGTGCTCCCTGCTGCTCCTTCATTAATCACAGTTTtggcaccaccaccacccattTCTAACCCCTCAAGTCAACCAATCCAGGTATTAGCCCCAAATATATCTCCTGAGTCCTTGGTAATCTGCACAGAAAATGCATTAAATTCTTCAGAGTGTGatttaactactgcatttgCCGCTACAAATTCTGCAAACCTTGTCACTCTCTCCCAGCCCCTTGACCCAACTTTAAATCTACCCAGCCACATGTTTCTCACTGATCAGATCGCTCTCAATCCACCTATTGTTGACTCCACTCCTGTGTCAGAAGTGCCATTCACACCTACTGTAACTTTAAATGACTCTCTCATCAACTCTTATAACATTACCAGCAACACAGTGTTGATAGAGTGCACAATAGCTCTTGAAGCCCCAGGGAGTGTAGTCCCTGCTGCAATTACCTTacaagaaaacactgctgaGGCTCCAGTACCTACACAGATGGTTGTTAATCACATAGAACAGCAACAGATTGTATCAGTGCCCAACCCTCAGACTGCGGACCCAACTATTCTTGTGTCCTCCATCGAAGAATCAGTAACTCTGTCCACCACTGCCTCAGTGGTGTCTGATTGTCCTTCTGTGGGTGAATTGAGTGCCGACCCAGAGCCTGCTGTGAATGCAGAGCCACCAACcacaaaagaggaggaagttgaCACTACTGTTACCTTACCTGAAATACCATCTAAAATCTCACCCCCTTCTGAGAAAGCTGAAGAGGATGAATCCTCCAATAACACACCAAGTGATGCACAACAGCAAACTTTCACCAAGAATTTCATCTGCAATGTGTGTGATAAGCTTTTCCATTCAATGAAAGAACTAAGCCATCATGTAGGTGACCATGCTGATGAATGGCCCTACAAATGTGAATTCTGCGTGCTGCTCTTCGGCAAGCCCTCTGCTTTGCTTGACCATCGATCGAGCCTCCAC GGTGTTGGCAAGACTTACGTTTGCAGTGCATGCACAAAAGAATTTGTCTACCTTTGTAATTTGAAACAGCATCAGGAGGAATTACATCCTGGCCAGCAGTGTACATacacagaagaggaaaagggaaaactgagacctcagaaTTACAACAACTCAACAAAGGTCAGCACTGAACCTTTAGTGCCTGATGCTCCAGAGGAGCCCAAGAAGCAGGTGAAAAAGGAGGAAGGTGAAGTGGATGtagctgctgaggagctgtttaCGACAATAAAAATCATGGCCTCAGATGGAGGTAAAATCAAAGGGCCCGATGTTCGTCTTGGCATTAATCAACACTACCCCAGCTTCAAGCCTCCTCCATTTCCTTACCATAACCGATCACCGGCAGCCTCACTGGCTTCAGCCACAAACTTCACCACCCACAACATCCCACAAACGTTTAGTACTGCTATTCGGTGCACCAAGTGTGGAAAGAGCTTTGATAACATGCCAgagctacacaaacacatcctggCTTGTGCAAATGCCAGCGATAAAAGGCGATATACGCCCAAAAAGAATCCTATACCTCTACGTCACTTTGCAAAAACTCAGAATGGAGTGCTGTCGACTACCAATTCCACTAATGGACTAAATGCTTCAAACAGAGCCAGCCAGTCAAACAGGTCCAAGCATAACCAAGAATCACCAGTAAAGATGAAATTCAAAGTACTgaacaaaaggaagaaaaagttGGTTCAAAGGGTTATGCCGCAGAGGAACAAGTCAGTCACTTCATCAAAAGTCTCATCTGCACAGGTGGGTGAGCAGCAGGAGATATTCGTCTGCCCACACTGCAGCAGGGAGTTCACAATGCGTCGCAGCAGAACCAAACACATGGCCGTGTGTCCCAAGAAACCTAAAGAggtgaagaaaaggaaagagggaggaatcTCTgtgacaaaggaaaatgatgGACACCTGCGTAGAGGGGTTTCTCATgttgaagagaaacagaaacaggccTCACCTCAGCATAAAACAAGATTCCAGACATCTGGCCCCACTAAGAGACCTGCCATCCTGCCAGTGCAGACTGTCTTTTCAAACAAAAGAAGTAAAATAATCATAAAAGAGAGCACGCAGCCAAAACAAGAGACCCCAACTCTGAATGAACTTCCCATTGTTCGCACTTTTAACCCCTCCATGCGCCAGTATAGCAGAGTGCAGCATAGTGTCAAGGGAATTCCCATTAAAATTACTATAGTGAAACCACAACAGATTGCACCACAGAAGGATGAGATGCCTCCCACCCAGAGCCAAGAAGAAGCAACTGGAGGCGTCACCAGCAGCTCTGAGCAGAGCACTACAGCTTGA